A part of Halobacillus shinanisalinarum genomic DNA contains:
- a CDS encoding excalibur calcium-binding domain-containing protein: MMKKLIAGIFAFVLTIGGFSTLNVAYAADTKNCSDFDTQQEAQSFWDENGYTNDNDPHQLEGNDDDGLVCESLPDGTDSPADTEDTPENEESAEEAAPVSDKDCKHFATQQEAQNFWEKNGYSKDNDPHRLDRDKDGIPCEEDGSDVSEQSGEQGTSEEGTTQQDDTTAGTDSSDQEQGGELPNTSTSYATYTLFGLALVVLGGSLFAIRKRYQ; encoded by the coding sequence ATGATGAAGAAATTAATAGCAGGGATTTTTGCCTTTGTTTTAACAATTGGTGGATTTTCTACATTAAATGTGGCCTATGCAGCTGACACTAAGAATTGTAGTGACTTTGATACACAACAAGAGGCCCAAAGTTTTTGGGATGAAAATGGGTACACTAATGACAATGACCCCCACCAGTTAGAGGGGAATGACGATGATGGTCTCGTATGTGAAAGTCTTCCAGATGGTACTGACAGCCCAGCTGACACAGAGGACACTCCAGAAAATGAGGAGTCGGCAGAAGAAGCTGCTCCAGTTAGCGATAAGGACTGTAAACATTTTGCCACACAGCAAGAAGCACAGAATTTTTGGGAAAAGAATGGTTATTCCAAGGACAACGACCCGCATCGCCTAGATCGAGACAAGGATGGAATCCCATGTGAAGAAGACGGTTCCGATGTTTCTGAGCAATCTGGCGAGCAAGGTACTTCAGAAGAGGGAACCACTCAACAAGACGATACCACTGCTGGAACAGATAGTAGCGATCAAGAACAAGGCGGAGAGCTTCCAAACACATCTACTTCATATGCTACATACACATTATTTGGATTAGCACTTGTTGTTTTAGGTGGATCACTTTTCGCGATTCGTAAGCGTTACCAATAA